The Cyclopterus lumpus isolate fCycLum1 chromosome 12, fCycLum1.pri, whole genome shotgun sequence genome window below encodes:
- the cryba4 gene encoding beta-crystallin A4, with translation MTHHCTKFSGHWKIIVFDEECFQGRRHEFTSECCNVMEFGFETVRSMRVESGAWVGYEHASYQGQQFILERGEYPQCDAFGGSNAYHIERMTSFRPIACANHRECRMTIFERENFLGRKGELSDDYPSLQAMGWCNNEVGSLRIQSGAFVCYQYPGYRGYQYIMECDRHCGDFKHFREFGSHCQTPQIQSIRRIQQ, from the exons ATGACTCACCATTGCACCAAGTTCTCCGGCCACTGGAAG atcATCGTCTTCGACGAGGAGTGCTTCCAGGGCCGCCGCCACGAGTTCACCTCCGAGTGCTGCAACGTGATGGAGTTCGGCTTCGAGACCGTGCGCTCCATGCGCGTGGAGAGCGGCGC CTGGGTGGGCTACGAGCACGCCTCCTACCAGGGCCAGCAGTTCATCCTGGAGAGGGGCGAGTACCCCCAGTGCGACGCCTTCGGCGGCAGCAACGCCTACCACATCGAGAGGATGACCTCCTTCAGGCCCATCGCCTGTGCT AACCACAGAGAGTGTCGCATGACCATCTTCGAGCGTGAGAACTTCCTGGGCCGCAAGGGCGAGCTCAGCGACGACTACCCCTCCCTGCAGGCCATGGGCTGGTGCAACAACGAGGTCGGCTCTCTCAGGATCCAGTCTGGAGC ATTTGTGTGCTACCAGTACCCCGGCTACCGTGGGTACCAGTACATCATGGAGTGTGATCGTCACTGTGGGGACTTCAAACACTTCAGGGAGTTTGGATCCCACTGCCAGACCCCTCAGATCCAGTCCATCCGCCGTATCCAGCAGTAA
- the crybb1 gene encoding beta-crystallin B1: protein MSQTTKSASSQGTDAKDKSAPAPAATSKATKTGEPGVGSYRIMMFDQENFQGRMVEVQNECMNVCDRGLDRVRSIIVECGPFVAFEQTNFRGEMFILEKGEYPRWDTWSNSYRSDCLMSLRPVRMDSLEHKICLYELSDFKGNKMEIQEDDVPTLWAHGFCDRVGSVRVPGGAWVGYQYPGYRGYQYLFECGDYKHYNDFSAFQPQIQSMRRIRDMQFHQRGCFTFTSASK from the exons ATGTCTCAGACCACCAAGTCCGCCTCCAGCCAGGGCACCGACGCCAAGGACAAGAGCGCCCCGGCTCCTGCTGCCACCAGCAAGGCCACCAAGACCGGAGAGCCCGGCGTGGGATCCTACAGA ATCATGATGTTCGACCAGGAGAACTTCCAGGGCCGCATGGTGGAGGTCCAGAACGAGTGCATGAACGTGTGCGACCGCGGCCTGGACCGCGTGCGCAGCATCATCGTGGAGTGCGGCCC CTTCGTCGCCTTCGAGCAGACTAACTTCCGCGGGGAGATGTTCATCCTGGAGAAGGGAGAGTATCCTCGCTGGGACACCTGGAGCAACTCCTACCGCAGCGACTGCCTCATGTCCCTCAGGCCCGTCCGCATG GACAGCCTGGAGCACAAGATCTGCCTGTACGAGCTCTCCGACTTCAAGGGCAACAAGATGGAGATCCAGGAGGACGACGTGCCCACCCTCTGGGCGCACGGCTTCTGTGACCGAGTGGGCAGCGTGAGGGTCCCCGGAGGAGC GTGGGTGGGTTACCAGTACCCCGGATACAGAGGCTACCAGTACCTGTTTGAGTGCGGTGACTACAAACACTACAACGACTTCAGCGCCTTCCAGCCCCAGATCCAGTCCATGCGTCGCATCAGGGACATGCAGTTCCACCAGAGAGGATGCTTCACCTTCACCTCCGCCAGCAAGTGA
- the acads gene encoding short-chain specific acyl-CoA dehydrogenase, mitochondrial produces the protein MAALFTARRGLGACLSGRRRLSQLAELPETHQLLRQTCRDFADRELIPIAGKLDKEHAYPAKQIQDLGAMGVMAIEVPEELGGAGMDYLAYSLAMEEISRGCASTGVVVSVNNSLYIGPILKNGTEEQKKKWITPFTTGEKVGCFCLSEPGNGSDAGAASTTAREDGGEWVLSGTKAWITNSWDASAAVVFATTDRTLKHKGISAFLVPMPHPGLSLGKKEDKLGIRASSTANVILEDCRLPLDHMLGPRGAGFKIAMQTLDSGRIGVASQALGIAQASLECAADYAHKRTAFGAPIGKLQAIQFKLADMSVAVESARLLTWKASLLRDAGKPFTKEAAMAKLSASEAATFCSHQAIQVLGGMGYVSDMPAERHYRDARITEIYEGTSEIQRLVIGGQVLKEYQS, from the exons ATGGCTGCACTGTTCACAGCGAGGAGag GCCTCGGCGCCTGTCTCTCTGGCCGTAGACGTCTGTCTCAGCTGGCCGAGCTTCCAGAAACTCATCAGCTGCTGAGACAAACATGCAGAGACTTCGCCGACCGGGAACTGATCCCCATCGCAGGCAAGCTGGACAAGGAGCACGCGTACCCTGCtaaacag ATTCAGGACCTGGGGGCGATGGGGGTGATGGCCATCGAGGTCCCAGAGGAGCTAGGGGGGGCGGGGATGGACTACCTGGCCTACAGCCTGGCCATGGAGGAAATCAGTCGCGGCTGCGCCAGCACCGGCGTGGTGGTGTCCGTCAACAAC TCGCTCTACATCGGGCCGATCCTGAAGAACGGCACCGAGgagcagaaaaagaaatggaTCACTCCGTTTACCACCGGAGAGAAAGTGGGCTGCTTCTGTCTCAGTGagccag GCAACGGCAGCGACGCGGGCGCCGCCTCCACGACGGCCCGCGAGGACGGAGGCGAGTGGGTTCTGAGCGGAACCAAAGCGTGGATCACCAACAGCTGGGACGCCTCCGCCGCCGTCGTGTTCGCCACCACGGACCGCACGCTCAAGCACAAG GGCATCAGCGCCTTCCTGGTCCCGATGCCCCACCCGGGCCTCTCTCTGGGGAAGAAGGAGGACAAGCTGGGCATCAGAGCCTCGTCCACCGCCAACGTCATCCTGGAGGACTGCCGGCTCCCTCTGGACCACATGCTGGGGCCCCGGGGGGCCGGGTTCAAGATCGCCATG CAAACCCTGGACAGTGGGCGTATCGGCGTGGCCTCTCAGGCGCTCGGCATCGCTCAGGCGTCTCTGGAATGCGCCGCCGACTACGCCCACAAACGCACCGCGTTCGGAGCGCCGATCGGCAAACTGCAGGCCATACAG TTCAAGCTGGCTGACATGTCCGTTGCCGTGGAGAGCGCTCGTCTTCTCACCTGGAAGGCATCTCTTCTTCGAGATGCAGGGAAGCCCTTCACTAAG gaagCGGCCATGGCCAAGCTGTCGGCGTCTGAAGCCGCCACGTTCTGCTCTCACCAG gccatCCAGGTTCTGGGGGGGATGGGCTACGTGTCGGACATGCCGGCCGAGAGGCACTACCGGGACGCCCGCATCACGGAGATCTACGAGGGGACCAGCGAGATCCAGAGGCTGGTGATCGGCGGCCAGGTGCTGAAGGAGTACCAGTCGTAG
- the cldn5b gene encoding claudin-5b translates to MLAACLESLGLAQGLAGSLLVMVACGLPTWKVTAFIDSNIVVAQTIWDGLWMSCVVQSTGQMQCKVHDSVLALSRDLQTARALTVVAAVLAVAALSVTVAGAQCTNCLREEAAKARAVSAGAVLYVASGLSVLVPLCWMAHSIIVDFHDPLVPPSKKREIGAAIYIGWAGSALLLLGGALLCGSLSRGARGAHPIKYAHAESFASNGAFDKKHYV, encoded by the coding sequence ATGCTCGCCGCGTGCCTGGAGTCCCTCGGCCTCGCGCAGGGCCTCGCGGGCTCCCTGCTGGTGATGGTCGCGTGCGGGCTGCCCACGTGGAAAGTCACCGCGTTCATCGACTCCAACATCGTGGTGGCGCAGACCATCTGGGACGGGCTGTGGATGTCGTGCGTGGTGCAGAGCACGGGCCAGATGCAGTGTAAGGTGCACGACTCGGTGCTGGCCCTGTCGCGGGACCTGCAGACGGCGCGCGCCCTCACCGTCGTGGCCGCGGTGCTCGCCGTGGCCGCGCTCTCGGTGACGGTGGCCGGCGCGCAGTGCACCAACTGCCTCCGGGAGGAGGCGGCGAAGGCGCGCGCGGTGAGCGCCGGCGCGGTGCTGTACGTCGCCAGCGGGCTGTCCGTGCTCGTGCCGCTCTGCTGGATGGCCCACAGCATCATCGTGGACTTCCACGACCCGCTCGTGCCTCCGTCCAAGAAGCGAGAGATCGGGGCCGCGATCTACATCGGCTGGGCCGGGAgcgcgctgctgctgctcggcgGCGCGCTGCTGTGCGGCTCGCTGTCCCGCGGCGCGAGGGGCGCGCACCCGATCAAGTACGCGCACGCCGAGAGCTTCGCCTCCAACGGGGCCTTCGACAAGAAGCATTACGTTTAG